A region of the Leptospira inadai serovar Lyme str. 10 genome:
ATCGAATCTTTTTTCTCTCTCCATCTTGAATTTCTGATAAAGCAATCAAAAGGTCTTCATGTCCTTTATACCTCTCGATTCTCCCCAACATTCCTATAAGTAATTCCTTGGAAGAGATTTTGAACTTTTCCCGAAGATCAACGACCGAACGAGTATGCGAGTCGACGAAATCGATTCCATTATGAATCACTCGAATAGGATTCAACACCGTATCAAAACCCCTACGCTCGATTAGTGTTCTCCTCGTGGCTAGCGACACGCAAACCAGATCGGTAGCGGATCTCTGAACCGTCATATCGATCAAATGTTCGAAAGTATTCAAAAAAACCCGTCTTGCCTGTGATTCATGATGAACGAGCAGCATTCTTTTAGAAATTCCCAATCGCTTTGCAGAACTAAGCGCCGCTAAAGAATTCCATGCACCCGGGTAATTCCCGTTAACACAAAGAATCGCATCGAACGTTCCGGCTTTTTTTAAAATACGGATTCCATTCAAAATTTCGAATATAAAGAAAAACGGAAGTACAAAATAAGAGAACAGCCTCCCCAAAAAACCGAAGAGCCGTTTATTTCTTTTTCTAACGATAAAGGAAATATTTTTGAACGACTCAAGAGATTTTCGAATTCTGTTCAACCCTTCGTTGTCTTCATTATGAATGATTACGAACTCATCCTTTGCTGCACCGGGCCAATTTGAGAGTAAAGTGAGAAGATGAGTATCCACGCCTCCCCAGGATTCCTGATGCCACCAAACCGCGATCCTCAAATCGTTACTCCGTCTTAGATGCCTTTGATTTTCTATTTCCGATAACTCGTGCAGGTACTCCGCCGACAATCGAATATTCGTCGACATCCTTGGTAACAACAGCGTTCGCGCCTACAATCGCTCCTCGATGAATCGTAACGCCGCGTAGCACGGTAACATTCGCACCGATCCAAACATCATCCTCGATAGTTATCGAACCTCGGATCTCTCCTTGCTCTAACATAGGAACTTCGAGATCAGTAAAATCATGATCTGCAGTTCGAAAGGATACCCGATCTGCGATCATGACATGTGAACCGACACTCATGTCGCACGTTAATCCGAAGATTACCCCGCTATTAATACTACTGTGCTCGCCGATTTTTAATTTACCGCGTCCTCTAAAGCTCACGTTCGGATGAATTGCGACGAAATTTCCGAGCTCTACTGAAAGGGGTTCCCGAAGGTCCGGATCAAACTCGGGGACTCCTAAAAATCTAGTTTTAGCTCCTATGCGAATGAAATAGTGAAAGTAACGAAGAGTCACGTAAACTGTGACCAGCAAAGTTAGAATTCGAATTCTATAACCTTCCAGATTTTGAAAAAGGAATTTAATTTTCAAAGTATTACGACTTATATAGAAGAAACAAGTATGAGAGATCGGCGATAACTTATAGAATCGCCGATGGAAATTCTGGATAGTAAATTTATAGAATCAACTCACCCGTGCATCAAGAGCATGAAGGATTAATTTGAAACTGATAAGATTCGGAATCTCATCATCGTCAAATCGGATTCCGAACTCTTCTTCTAGAGCCAGTACTAGGCTCATATGTCGGAGAGAATCCCAACCTTTGAATTTACCGATCGCGATTTCGTCCGTAATCTGATCCTTTTCGACCGCGAATACATTCGACATTACTTCAATCAATCTATCTCGCATTAATTACCTCTATATAATCCAGATCCTGCCTGGGAAGGTTTTCAACATGGATAAAGTACTCTTTTTTTTCAGCGGTTTTAGAACTACAAACAAATTGAAATTCCTCGTAAAAATCCTCGGTTTGCGAATTTTTTTCAGTGGGAACGAATTCCGCTCCTATCCTTTCAATCCCAAGAATCTTTAATCTATTCATAGCCGTTTCGATGATCTTTTTTTCCAAATTACGTCCAAGTATACGACAGCTCAGAAGAAAAGAATCAATAAAGGCTTCCCTTCCGTTTAGCTCTGCGAATAACGCTCCCGTCACACCGTAATCGCCATAACGATCGGTAACTTGAAAGCTAAATACCTTCCAATCCGAACTTTCGATCATCCTCTGAACTTCAGATTCAGTGTACCTCTTAGTAGTAAGATTAAATTGATTCGTCTTTTGAGTAAGCTGAGCTATCCGGGAAATTTGACTCGATTGGTCTTCGTAAAACGTGATCTTTAGGTTTAAAGATTTCAAATAATCCGTTATATTATCGAAACTTACTTTACTCGTTTTCCTCAACGATTCCGTACGATATTGAGCGGTTTTTTCAAGATCTTCCTTACTCACCACTTTTTTGTAAAATATGGAATCTAGAGTCATCATCGTCTGAACATAATCGGTATAATTCTTCTGAACCTGAATACAATGTATTTCAGGGAGATTTTCCCGAATTAAATTTACTTCAAAATCGCTATCGTCAACGAATACAAAACTGCTTAAACCAAGATTAAGTTCTCCCGCAAGTTCCTTAATATTCGTCGCTTTATCCTGCCAATTCACCTTCCAAGACACTATATGTTCCGGTTTTAGCAGCATATCAGAATTTGAATGGAATACCTTTTCAACATCTTCGAGGTTATTCTTGCTGACGATGGCAATAAGCACTCCCTTCTTATTCTGTCTTACAATCAAGGATTGTACCTCGCGAAATACTTTAATTCCTTCGATCCCGTCTTCGCCAACGACCCCTTTCCAAAGAGTGTTATCGCAATCAAGGACCAAAACTTTCTTAACTCTTCCCAATGTGGTCAGAATAGCCGGCAAAATTAATTCCGAGTAAGCGTGAAAATATTCGTTTTTAAACGGTGCTTTAGAAGAAATAAAAAACCTGAGATCAAACGCCTCTTGTAGTCCGACTCTCGCATAAATTTTGTCTTGAGCAACGAGTTGAAAGGAAGGAGGCGCATTTTCACGAACAAAAATATTCAATTCGTCGATGGTCGCATCCGAAAAGATCGGAGCTATGGTATGAGAACTATAAGGCAATATCGAAAATAAATTAAAAAAAACTAATTTACTATTCCGCAACTCGGAAAAGAGAAATAGTAATTCTCCTTTTATCTTATCCCGAAGTTCCTCAGCTGACAAAAGGCTACTTGGATCATTAAACGCATATTGATCCAAAATATTCCCCATTTCATAAAATAGGAATATGCAATCCGCGTCTTTATACTTTGCGGCGTCTTGAAGAAGATTATCGTACTCACCTGTTTTTACTACTGCATTAACCCGACTATTTCTTAAATGATATTCGCTTATATCCTTAAACTGACCCATGATTACGTTTGAGATAACGACCGCATCGTAAATCGGTTCAGAAAGATTAAAGTTCTCCTGATTAGCTTTTAAAAGTTCGGAATATTTTGGATATTTCACGAATGAATTCCTCAGTCTTTAAATCGCGAATTGTCCGCCGGTAACTCGCAAGATTTCTCCGGTAATGTAGTCGGCCTTTTTCGACGCAAGAAATGCAATCGAATTCGCCACGTCCTCCGGTTTCGCTAATCTACCACGCAGAGATTTCGCCTCTATCATTAATCGCGCTTTGGATGGTATCTCTGAAATCAAATCCGTCTCCGTCATGGATGGCGACACGGCGTTTACCCGAATTCCCTTGCTCGCCAGTTCGAGAGCTAAGCCTTTCACAAGCGCGTTCATACCCGCCTTCGAAGTAGAGTAGCCCAACCAACCATTCACCGGTTGATCTCCCGCCATTGACGATACCAGAATGATATTGGGGGAATTTTTCCTTTCGAAGAAATCCGCGAACTCCTTCACTATCCAGTATGGGATCAAGATATTCGCCGTTAAATGATTCATAAAATCTTGATCGAATGATTGCTCAAAAGGAACCGTTACAAGTTTACTCGAAACTGAATAAATTAAAACGTCTATCGAATCAAAATACCGAATGATTGCTTCTTTGAATTCCCGCACCGATTTCGAGTCCGTGAACGTGGACTTTATAGGATAAAAATTTTGACCTGGAAATTTTTGCCGAAGAGAGGTTTCTAATTCGCGAGCAGCCTCGTATTTGCTTGAATAATGAATCACTAAATCATAACCTGATTCCGCCAGAGCGCTCGCAGTCGCCAAGCCGATTCCGCCGGTCGCCCCTATAATTACGGCTCTCCGATTCTTAATTTGATTCGAAGTTTCATCTTCCTTTAGGACAGAATAGATCGGTCCGATAATTTTAACTTTCGAAATTCCTTTCGTTACAATCTGACCATGTTGATTTAATATTTTTATATCGAGAGTAATGAACTTTTCCCGACTTTCCTTACCGATAATCTCTGCGTTAACCGAAATTTCGTCCCCCACTCGAACCGGTAGTAGGAAATCCAACGTTTGAGAAAACCAGAGCGCCCCGTCCCCCGGCAATTTAGTTCCTATCAAAGTGGAAATAAACGATGCGCCTAACCATCCGTGTACGACCGGGCTTTTAAAGGAAGTGTCCGCTGCAAATTTTGGATCGACATGCAATTTATTGTCGTCACCGGTCAAACCCACAAATCGATCCAGATCGCTTTGAGTAATTTGATGCGAGAGAGATGCCTTT
Encoded here:
- a CDS encoding glycosyltransferase family 4 protein, whose protein sequence is MRIAVWWHQESWGGVDTHLLTLLSNWPGAAKDEFVIIHNEDNEGLNRIRKSLESFKNISFIVRKRNKRLFGFLGRLFSYFVLPFFFIFEILNGIRILKKAGTFDAILCVNGNYPGAWNSLAALSSAKRLGISKRMLLVHHESQARRVFLNTFEHLIDMTVQRSATDLVCVSLATRRTLIERRGFDTVLNPIRVIHNGIDFVDSHTRSVVDLREKFKISSKELLIGMLGRIERYKGHEDLLIALSEIQDGERKKIRLLFVGGGEEGELNRLKRLGEHLGVEERVEFAEYIPGAPGAIIRQFDLLAMLTKDFEGFGYTIAEAMQVGTPVLATKVGAVEEFASPPIASLVPPESPSSIATVLSEFVRNRKEFRDRAALAKTHIQSFNGKTMAERFYLLLTT
- a CDS encoding HAD-IIIC family phosphatase, translated to MKYPKYSELLKANQENFNLSEPIYDAVVISNVIMGQFKDISEYHLRNSRVNAVVKTGEYDNLLQDAAKYKDADCIFLFYEMGNILDQYAFNDPSSLLSAEELRDKIKGELLFLFSELRNSKLVFFNLFSILPYSSHTIAPIFSDATIDELNIFVRENAPPSFQLVAQDKIYARVGLQEAFDLRFFISSKAPFKNEYFHAYSELILPAILTTLGRVKKVLVLDCDNTLWKGVVGEDGIEGIKVFREVQSLIVRQNKKGVLIAIVSKNNLEDVEKVFHSNSDMLLKPEHIVSWKVNWQDKATNIKELAGELNLGLSSFVFVDDSDFEVNLIRENLPEIHCIQVQKNYTDYVQTMMTLDSIFYKKVVSKEDLEKTAQYRTESLRKTSKVSFDNITDYLKSLNLKITFYEDQSSQISRIAQLTQKTNQFNLTTKRYTESEVQRMIESSDWKVFSFQVTDRYGDYGVTGALFAELNGREAFIDSFLLSCRILGRNLEKKIIETAMNRLKILGIERIGAEFVPTEKNSQTEDFYEEFQFVCSSKTAEKKEYFIHVENLPRQDLDYIEVINAR
- a CDS encoding acyl carrier protein; the protein is MIEVMSNVFAVEKDQITDEIAIGKFKGWDSLRHMSLVLALEEEFGIRFDDDEIPNLISFKLILHALDARVS
- a CDS encoding SDR family oxidoreductase translates to MRKFEDFQVGEKASLSHQITQSDLDRFVGLTGDDNKLHVDPKFAADTSFKSPVVHGWLGASFISTLIGTKLPGDGALWFSQTLDFLLPVRVGDEISVNAEIIGKESREKFITLDIKILNQHGQIVTKGISKVKIIGPIYSVLKEDETSNQIKNRRAVIIGATGGIGLATASALAESGYDLVIHYSSKYEAARELETSLRQKFPGQNFYPIKSTFTDSKSVREFKEAIIRYFDSIDVLIYSVSSKLVTVPFEQSFDQDFMNHLTANILIPYWIVKEFADFFERKNSPNIILVSSMAGDQPVNGWLGYSTSKAGMNALVKGLALELASKGIRVNAVSPSMTETDLISEIPSKARLMIEAKSLRGRLAKPEDVANSIAFLASKKADYITGEILRVTGGQFAI